Proteins from a single region of Pseudomonadota bacterium:
- a CDS encoding iron-sulfur cluster carrier protein ApbC, with translation MSNITEAQVLDALRTVQEPDLHKDLVACDMIRDIRINGDEVSVKVMLTTPACPLKGKIQADVQRALLSIPGVAKAHVELDSTVQGARHGNREAVGGIKNIVAVASGKGGVGKSTVSALLALALSREGARVGLLDADIYGPSIPRMLGMNDHKPTGSESGKILPIEREGIKVMSMGFMVTGSQAVVWRGPMVHKAIHTFMYDVDWGQLDYLLVDLPPGTGDAQLTLTQSVPLAGVVAVTTPQEVAFTIASKVVTMFRDTKVPALGVIENMSYFQCPCCNEKTPIFGKGGGAEISRRMGMPLVGSLPLDPLLCQEADLGEMGKLIDSDTPLSQTIRKIARDVAARVSITNFSCGAMTQVVRA, from the coding sequence ATGAGCAATATCACTGAGGCGCAGGTGCTCGACGCCCTGCGCACCGTTCAAGAACCGGATCTCCACAAGGACCTCGTCGCCTGCGACATGATTCGCGATATCCGCATCAACGGCGATGAGGTATCGGTGAAGGTCATGCTCACCACCCCGGCCTGTCCCCTCAAGGGCAAGATCCAGGCAGACGTGCAGCGCGCGCTGCTGAGCATCCCCGGGGTGGCCAAGGCCCACGTGGAGCTCGACTCCACGGTTCAAGGGGCCCGTCACGGCAATCGCGAGGCGGTGGGTGGCATCAAGAACATCGTTGCCGTGGCCAGCGGCAAGGGCGGGGTCGGCAAGTCGACGGTGAGCGCACTCCTCGCGCTGGCGCTCTCGCGCGAGGGCGCCCGCGTGGGGCTGCTCGACGCAGACATCTACGGTCCCAGCATTCCCCGCATGCTCGGCATGAACGATCACAAGCCCACCGGCAGCGAGAGCGGCAAGATTCTGCCCATCGAGCGCGAGGGCATCAAGGTCATGTCGATGGGGTTCATGGTGACGGGCTCGCAGGCCGTCGTCTGGCGTGGTCCGATGGTGCACAAGGCCATTCACACGTTCATGTACGACGTCGACTGGGGACAGCTCGACTACCTGCTCGTCGATCTCCCGCCGGGAACGGGTGACGCCCAGCTCACGCTCACGCAGTCGGTTCCCCTGGCGGGCGTGGTTGCCGTGACCACACCGCAGGAAGTCGCGTTCACCATCGCCTCGAAGGTGGTGACCATGTTCCGCGACACGAAGGTTCCGGCCCTCGGCGTCATCGAGAACATGTCGTACTTCCAGTGCCCCTGCTGCAACGAGAAGACCCCCATCTTCGGCAAGGGCGGTGGGGCTGAGATCTCACGTCGCATGGGCATGCCGCTCGTCGGCTCGCTCCCGCTTGATCCGCTGCTCTGCCAGGAGGCCGACCTCGGCGAGATGGGAAAGCTCATCGACAGCGATACCCCGCTGTCGCAGACCATTCGCAAGATCGCGCGTGACGTCGCGGCGCGGGTGAGCATCACCAACTTCAGCTGCGGCGCCATGACCCAGGTGGTTCGCGCCTGA
- a CDS encoding phosphatase PAP2 family protein, with protein MVSALLMVWLTHEVIAGEVAGFDDAVRAQVRDRQVWLLPLMKLCTTLGSPGALALVSLLLFVVLYAQGRRVSMAGAALLVMAMKTFFRRPRPVPFYGLAVPASWSYPSGHATASLCFFAALAIIGTGRVSGRWRVVVWSACGGAALLVGVSRVYLGVHWPSDVLGGWLTGTIWMTSVWVAFRRMRAASVTHDEAANVGIGSGRTGVSEE; from the coding sequence GTGGTCAGCGCGCTCTTGATGGTCTGGCTCACGCACGAGGTCATCGCGGGTGAGGTGGCCGGGTTCGACGACGCCGTGCGCGCTCAGGTGCGCGACCGCCAGGTATGGCTTCTCCCGCTCATGAAGCTGTGCACCACGCTGGGCAGCCCGGGCGCCCTCGCGCTGGTCTCGCTGCTGCTGTTCGTCGTGCTGTACGCGCAGGGAAGGCGGGTGTCGATGGCCGGGGCCGCGCTGCTCGTCATGGCGATGAAGACCTTCTTCCGACGGCCCCGGCCTGTGCCGTTCTACGGTCTGGCAGTGCCAGCGTCATGGAGCTATCCGAGTGGGCACGCCACAGCGTCGCTCTGCTTCTTTGCAGCACTGGCCATCATCGGCACAGGGCGTGTCTCGGGACGGTGGCGGGTCGTGGTATGGTCGGCCTGTGGAGGGGCGGCCCTCCTGGTTGGGGTCTCTCGGGTGTATCTCGGGGTGCACTGGCCCAGTGACGTGCTCGGGGGGTGGCTCACGGGAACCATCTGGATGACGTCGGTCTGGGTGGCTTTTCGGCGCATGCGGGCCGCGAGCGTCACGCATGACGAGGCGGCGAACGTGGGCATTGGTTCAGGCAGAACGGGCGTGTCAGAGGAGTGA